In a single window of the Streptomyces sp. NBC_00094 genome:
- a CDS encoding substrate-binding domain-containing protein — MFRSPSRRTVAAATGLLLTLGLSTACSSGKEAATDDQAGTIGKVDGAISITYLQKQGDQEYFIGEAAGAKEKAKELGIDLKVVNLGNDANKTVSEVQSAIAQKTNGVIIVVPDPAVGPQVVQTAKDGKVALLTSDDQICTTGPDPAACGKDDLVPRIGFSGAQMGEEVGKRAAAEYAKAGWTAADTRVISAWKQDVTVCGDRVAGAKKAFEAAVPGVKTIDVPTDNTPTGAQDKIAATVTANSGVKNWVIWGCNDENVMGGVTALANAGISPDKVIGVGLGAYLACKEWQSDKPTGMKAALFINGKDVGALAVQTMYDKLKNGKDFPAEAFAPTTMVDRASWKSAGVTCA, encoded by the coding sequence ATGTTCCGTTCCCCCTCCCGTCGCACCGTCGCCGCCGCCACCGGCCTGCTGCTGACCCTCGGCCTGAGCACCGCGTGCTCCTCGGGCAAGGAGGCCGCCACCGACGACCAGGCCGGCACGATCGGCAAGGTCGACGGCGCGATCTCGATCACGTACCTGCAGAAGCAGGGCGACCAGGAGTACTTCATCGGCGAGGCCGCGGGAGCGAAGGAGAAGGCCAAGGAGCTCGGCATCGACCTCAAGGTCGTCAACCTCGGCAACGACGCCAACAAGACGGTCAGCGAGGTGCAGTCGGCGATCGCGCAGAAGACGAACGGCGTCATCATCGTCGTGCCCGACCCGGCCGTCGGCCCGCAGGTCGTCCAGACCGCGAAGGACGGCAAGGTCGCGCTGCTGACCTCCGACGACCAGATCTGCACCACCGGCCCGGACCCGGCCGCCTGCGGCAAGGACGACCTCGTGCCGCGGATCGGCTTCAGTGGGGCCCAGATGGGCGAGGAGGTCGGCAAGCGTGCCGCCGCCGAGTACGCGAAGGCCGGCTGGACGGCCGCCGACACCCGGGTCATCTCGGCATGGAAGCAGGACGTCACCGTCTGCGGCGACCGGGTCGCCGGTGCCAAGAAGGCGTTCGAGGCGGCCGTTCCCGGCGTGAAGACCATCGACGTCCCCACCGACAACACGCCCACCGGCGCCCAGGACAAGATCGCCGCGACCGTCACCGCCAACTCCGGCGTCAAGAACTGGGTGATCTGGGGCTGCAACGACGAGAACGTCATGGGCGGCGTGACCGCGCTCGCCAACGCCGGCATCAGCCCGGACAAGGTCATCGGTGTCGGCCTCGGCGCGTACCTCGCCTGCAAGGAGTGGCAGTCGGACAAGCCGACCGGCATGAAGGCCGCGCTGTTCATCAACGGCAAGGACGTCGGCGCCCTGGCCGTCCAGACGATGTACGACAAGCTCAAGAACGGCAAGGACTTCCCCGCGGAGGCCTTCGCCCCGACCACCATGGTCGACCGCGCCTCGTGGAAGAGCGCCGGAGTCACCTGCGCCTGA
- a CDS encoding sugar ABC transporter ATP-binding protein — MTPAHHPATAPGSPGGPPPAASHPRPVGVSGVTKRFGAVQALGGITLDFPAGQVTALMGENGAGKSTLLKILTGDHQPTEGHVVVDGEHVALDSPARARAAGIRIIPQEPEIIPHISVAENVYAGALPRRSGRVLDRAELNRRIRADLDRLGFAHVLDPDLLGSQLTPAQRQLVEIMRALTGGTTARLIAFDEPTSSLSEHEVDALFALIRRLRDEGIAVVYVSHRMQEIFQLADRIAVLRDGSLVGVQEARATNERELVRQMVGRDLSATFVRQRVSTDRLVLDVRNLTTDDVTDISLQVRAGEVVGLAGLIGAGRSELALALAGDLPVRGGTVTLDGTPLRSGRPGEVIAAGLGLAPEERKAQALFLQQSVKDNTSLVVLDRLRRFRFVRRTAERRLAQEYSDRLRVRTPSIDHEVRKLSGGNQQKVVLARWLARKPKVLILDEPTRGIDVGAKAEIYQIIADLAAEGVALLVISSELPELLGLADRVVVMQSGRITGELDRSEATEESVLQLAMADDIVGTAPGATS, encoded by the coding sequence ATGACCCCAGCCCATCACCCGGCCACCGCCCCGGGATCCCCCGGCGGCCCGCCCCCCGCGGCATCCCACCCCCGGCCCGTCGGAGTGTCGGGCGTCACCAAGCGCTTCGGCGCGGTGCAGGCGCTCGGCGGCATCACGCTCGACTTCCCCGCCGGACAGGTCACCGCGCTGATGGGCGAGAACGGCGCCGGCAAGTCCACGCTCCTGAAGATCCTCACCGGCGACCACCAGCCCACCGAGGGACACGTCGTCGTGGACGGCGAACACGTCGCACTCGACTCCCCCGCCCGCGCACGGGCCGCCGGAATCCGGATCATCCCGCAGGAACCCGAGATCATCCCCCACATCTCCGTGGCGGAGAACGTCTACGCCGGCGCCCTGCCCCGCCGGTCCGGGCGGGTGCTGGACCGGGCCGAGCTGAACCGGCGTATCAGAGCCGACCTGGACCGGCTGGGCTTCGCCCACGTCCTCGACCCGGACCTTCTCGGCTCACAACTCACTCCGGCCCAACGGCAGTTGGTGGAGATCATGCGCGCGCTGACCGGCGGCACGACCGCACGGCTGATCGCGTTCGACGAGCCGACGTCCTCGCTGTCGGAACACGAGGTCGACGCCCTGTTCGCGCTCATCAGGCGGCTGCGCGACGAGGGCATCGCGGTCGTGTACGTGTCGCACCGCATGCAGGAGATCTTCCAACTCGCGGACCGCATCGCGGTGTTGCGTGACGGAAGCCTCGTCGGCGTACAGGAGGCCCGCGCCACGAACGAACGTGAGCTCGTACGCCAGATGGTGGGCCGCGACCTGTCCGCCACGTTCGTACGGCAGCGCGTGTCCACCGACCGGCTGGTCCTCGACGTCCGGAACCTCACGACCGACGACGTCACCGACATCTCCCTGCAGGTACGTGCCGGCGAAGTCGTGGGCCTCGCGGGCCTGATCGGGGCCGGCCGCTCGGAACTCGCCCTCGCGCTCGCGGGTGATCTGCCCGTCCGCGGCGGCACGGTCACGCTCGACGGCACACCGCTGCGCAGCGGCCGGCCGGGCGAGGTGATCGCCGCCGGACTCGGCCTCGCACCCGAGGAACGCAAGGCCCAGGCGTTGTTCCTGCAGCAGTCCGTCAAGGACAACACCTCGCTGGTGGTGCTGGACCGGCTGCGGCGTTTCCGCTTCGTCCGACGCACGGCCGAACGCAGGCTCGCGCAGGAGTACTCGGACCGGCTGCGGGTCCGTACCCCGTCGATCGACCACGAGGTGCGCAAGCTCTCCGGCGGCAACCAGCAGAAGGTGGTCCTGGCCCGCTGGCTGGCCCGCAAGCCGAAGGTCCTGATCCTCGACGAGCCGACCCGCGGCATCGACGTCGGCGCGAAGGCGGAGATCTACCAGATCATCGCCGATCTCGCCGCCGAGGGAGTCGCGTTGCTCGTCATCTCCTCCGAGCTCCCCGAGCTCCTCGGTCTCGCCGACCGTGTCGTCGTCATGCAGAGCGGCCGGATCACGGGCGAACTCGACCGCAGCGAAGCCACCGAAGAATCCGTCCTCCAACTCGCCATGGCCGATGACATCGTCGGCACCGCCCCCGGAGCCACATCATGA
- a CDS encoding carbohydrate ABC transporter permease, which produces MTTSLTTAASDSATPSPDRRAAAAPATAQRSRTGTAKRRGRLPHTPLHPRPSLPLTLVTGLVLLYTLLPLAWLVINATKDQNGLFDSFGLWFADETHFWDNITRTLTYDDGVFVRWLLNTLLYVVAGAGGATVLAVLGGYALAKYEFPGRRAVFAVVIGAVAVPGTALAVPTFLMFSNMGLTNTPWAVIIPSLISPFGLYLMWVFAAEAVPTELLEAARIDGSGELRTFFTIALPLLMPGTVTVLLFSMVATWNNYFLPLIMIKDPDWYPLTLGLNAWNAQAQTAGGEAVFDLIITGSLLTIVPIVAVFLLLQRYWQSGLAAGSVKE; this is translated from the coding sequence ATGACCACCTCCCTCACCACCGCGGCATCCGACTCCGCCACCCCCTCCCCCGACCGGCGCGCCGCCGCCGCTCCGGCCACCGCACAACGGTCCAGGACCGGCACGGCGAAGCGCCGTGGGCGACTCCCCCACACGCCGCTCCACCCCCGCCCCAGCCTGCCGCTCACCCTCGTGACCGGCCTGGTCCTCCTCTACACCCTGCTCCCGCTCGCCTGGCTGGTCATCAACGCCACCAAGGACCAGAACGGACTGTTCGACTCCTTCGGGCTCTGGTTCGCCGACGAGACGCACTTCTGGGACAACATCACCCGCACGCTCACGTACGACGACGGCGTCTTCGTCCGCTGGCTGCTCAACACCCTGCTGTACGTCGTCGCCGGCGCGGGCGGCGCCACGGTCCTCGCCGTCCTCGGCGGCTACGCACTCGCCAAGTACGAGTTCCCCGGCCGCCGCGCGGTCTTCGCGGTGGTCATCGGGGCCGTGGCCGTGCCCGGCACCGCCCTCGCCGTCCCGACCTTCCTGATGTTCAGCAACATGGGGTTGACGAACACCCCGTGGGCGGTGATCATCCCGTCCCTGATCTCGCCCTTCGGGCTCTACCTCATGTGGGTCTTCGCCGCCGAGGCCGTACCCACCGAGCTCTTGGAGGCCGCGCGCATCGACGGCTCCGGCGAGCTGCGCACCTTCTTCACGATCGCGCTGCCGCTGCTGATGCCGGGGACCGTCACCGTGCTCCTGTTCTCGATGGTCGCGACCTGGAACAACTACTTCCTGCCGCTGATCATGATCAAGGATCCCGACTGGTACCCGCTGACGCTCGGCCTGAACGCCTGGAACGCGCAGGCCCAGACGGCGGGCGGCGAGGCCGTGTTCGACCTCATCATCACCGGCTCCCTGCTGACGATCGTGCCGATCGTGGCCGTCTTCCTGCTGCTCCAGCGCTACTGGCAATCGGGCCTGGCCGCGGGCAGCGTCAAGGAATGA
- a CDS encoding ABC transporter substrate-binding protein, which translates to MRTHSSTRRLLGALAVLATLALTATACGSDDSNAGTGESSPKDVQAALDKGGKVTVWAWEPTLKKVAEDFEKKYPKVDIELINAGTGDKQYTALQNAMTAGSGAPDVAQIEYYALGQFAIGKSIENLSAYGAQKYGTTFTPGPWNAVTQGGEAIHALPMDSGPMAFFYNKKVFDKHGIAVPTTWDEYVDAARALHKADPKIFITNDTGDAGATTSLIWQAGGRPYKTDGTDVTIDFTDKGTKQYTATWQKLLDEKLLAPVSSWSDAWYKGLADGSLATLSIGAWMPANLTSGVAAASGDWRVAPLPQWTKGDKTSAENGGSSLAVPKAAKNKELAYAFTEFATTGTGASTRVTEGAFPATRADLESKAFLDTTFPYFGGQQANRIFAESARNVGANWSYLPYQVYANSIFNDTVGKAYVSPTTLTDGLKAWQDASITYGKDQGFTVNK; encoded by the coding sequence ATGCGCACTCACTCCTCCACCCGCAGACTGCTCGGCGCGCTCGCCGTACTCGCCACGCTCGCGCTGACCGCCACGGCCTGTGGATCCGACGATTCGAACGCCGGCACGGGCGAGAGCTCTCCGAAGGACGTCCAGGCGGCGCTCGACAAGGGCGGCAAGGTGACCGTGTGGGCCTGGGAGCCCACCCTCAAGAAGGTGGCCGAGGACTTCGAGAAGAAGTACCCCAAGGTCGACATCGAACTGATCAACGCCGGCACCGGCGACAAGCAGTACACCGCCCTGCAGAACGCCATGACGGCCGGCTCCGGCGCACCCGACGTCGCGCAGATCGAGTACTACGCCCTCGGCCAGTTCGCCATCGGCAAGTCGATAGAGAACCTCTCCGCCTACGGCGCCCAGAAGTACGGCACGACCTTCACCCCCGGCCCCTGGAACGCCGTCACCCAGGGCGGCGAGGCCATCCACGCCCTGCCCATGGACTCCGGCCCCATGGCCTTCTTCTACAACAAGAAGGTCTTCGACAAGCACGGCATCGCCGTGCCCACCACCTGGGACGAGTACGTGGACGCGGCCCGCGCCCTCCACAAGGCCGACCCGAAGATCTTCATCACCAACGACACCGGCGACGCCGGCGCCACCACCAGCCTCATCTGGCAGGCCGGCGGCCGCCCCTACAAGACCGACGGCACCGACGTCACCATCGACTTCACCGACAAGGGCACCAAGCAGTACACCGCCACCTGGCAGAAGCTCCTCGACGAAAAGCTCCTCGCACCCGTCTCCTCATGGAGCGACGCCTGGTACAAGGGCCTCGCCGACGGCTCCCTCGCCACCCTCTCCATCGGCGCCTGGATGCCCGCCAACCTCACCTCCGGCGTCGCCGCCGCCTCCGGCGACTGGCGCGTCGCCCCCCTGCCCCAGTGGACCAAGGGCGACAAGACCAGCGCCGAGAACGGCGGCAGCTCCCTCGCCGTCCCCAAGGCCGCCAAGAACAAGGAACTCGCCTACGCCTTCACCGAGTTCGCCACCACCGGCACCGGAGCCAGCACCCGCGTCACCGAAGGCGCCTTCCCCGCCACCCGCGCCGACCTCGAATCCAAGGCCTTCCTCGACACCACGTTCCCCTACTTCGGCGGCCAGCAGGCCAACCGCATCTTCGCCGAATCCGCCCGCAACGTCGGCGCCAACTGGTCCTACCTCCCCTACCAGGTCTACGCCAACTCCATCTTCAACGACACCGTCGGCAAGGCCTACGTCTCCCCCACCACCCTCACCGACGGCCTCAAGGCCTGGCAGGACGCCAGCATCACCTACGGCAAGGACCAGGGCTTCACCGTCAACAAGTAG